Proteins from one Sabethes cyaneus chromosome 2, idSabCyanKW18_F2, whole genome shotgun sequence genomic window:
- the LOC128733965 gene encoding CCAAT/enhancer-binding protein — MESPQMYDTTQIQVRSDIKKLTMAANNSNTANNNNAATPNNNNSPSAVNQNTLALKQQQQQQQQAQLNQSLQTNGNVLTNGNLLSKQMLQQIQYSQSELDELTSQEISLDLQHLIDDQFRDPEALGIFTEMVTVGSTNGSVTNPLVQTAAAKALQLQQARLSQHTNGNTNYQRSLAYMPQPVHTGAAYANNSSDENSSVGSSDSANIKEEPVDPNEYRRQLQQASGAQFIGNTTYQLAGGGAAGGGGLGTGNYVTNGNGNTFSNLTPATVLHHQTLPHLAGAAHLANLTKHNKLLPHVSRKSQQKHIDKGTDEYRRRRERNNIAVRKSREKAKVRSREVEEKVKTLLKEKDVLLRKIEEKNNEIQLYKQLYMHLMNHSNPEINQICRSALNLPNMGDHM; from the coding sequence ATGGAATCGCCTCAAATGTACGATACAACTCAAATTCAAGTGCGCAGTGATATCAAGAAACTAACAATGGCAGCCAACAACAGTAACACCGCCAACAACAATAATGCAGCTACACCGAACAACAACAATTCACCGTCAGCGGTCAACCAGAATACGTTGGCCctcaagcaacagcaacagcagcagcagcaggcacaGCTGAACCAAAGCCTGCAAACCAACGGAAACGTATTAACCAACGGGAACCTTCTATCGAAGCAGATGCTGCAGCAAATTCAGTACTCGCAAAGCGAGTTGGATGAGCTTACATCTCAGGAAATTTCACTGGACCTCCAGCATCTGATCGACGATCAGTTCCGTGATCCGGAGGCCCTCGGTATCTTTACCGAAATGGTTACCGTCGGCAGTACCAACGGTAGCGTGACAAATCCCCTGGTACAGACAGCGGCAGCTAAGGCTCTCCAGCTGCAGCAGGCTCGACTGTCCCAGCATACGAACGGAAACACCAACTACCAACGATCTCTGGCGTACATGCCACAGCCGGTGCACACTGGTGCAGCCTACGCGAACAACTCCAGCGACGAGAACAGCAGTGTCGGATCGTCCGATTCGGCCAACATCAAAGAGGAACCGGTCGATCCCAACGAATACCGCCGTCAGCTCCAGCAGGCATCCGGGGCACAGTTCATAGGTAACACCACCTACCAGCTGGCCGGCGGTGGTGCCGCTGGAGGTGGCGGACTCGGAACGGGCAACTACGTGACCAACGGAAACGGCAACACCTTCTCGAATCTGACTCCAGCTACGGTACTGCATCACCAAACCCTACCACATCTGGCCGGGGCAGCACATCTAGCGAACCTCACCAAACACAACAAGCTCCTTCCGCACGTATCCCGCAAATCCCAGCAGAAACACATCGACAAAGGAACGGACGAATACCGAAGGAGACGCGAACGGAATAACATCGCCGTGCGGAAGTCCCGCGAGAAGGCCAAAGTGCGATCTCGGGAGGTGGAGGAAAAAGTCAAAACACTCCTCAAGGAGAAGGACGTCCTGCTGCGGAAGATCGAGGAGAAGAACAACGAGATCCAGCTCTACAAACAGCTCTACATGCATCTGATGAACCACAGTAACCCTGAGATAAATCAGATCTGTCGCAGCGCGCTGAATCTTCCAAACATGGGTGATCATATGTAG